One genomic segment of Brassica napus cultivar Da-Ae chromosome A3, Da-Ae, whole genome shotgun sequence includes these proteins:
- the LOC111204417 gene encoding putative transmembrane protein At3g54730, translating into MATVVLPRFSASTISVPDPDPDPLFTWFSDLLSVAPPPEPPDPPEPSDSFLPLCRPYIFEASASSRRSRSSFDDSALVSSGVQLSTALCSSLSCPILGENPWLPLAGPFAPCIKRSQGLGSSVYWSKSLILEPCLLLGFSYFNKSLLLPWNEDVVLSLKLFLPQFEDVVLVLKLFLPQFEDIVGSVSFIMKLYLPQYEDITLWCTSLLPQCEVIWTFSFVVLVSFISGLLSRQWSSSQPSDFLKQGFVGSEFVAVSGGLFPKLSPALNGVGTRDSVSKMVLSDAETMPSIACLSAIFDAADLLTVMPLETLMSLICEIVWNCQDAKVVFQALVGSALMVEALKLRSALLKAKELILLSFHLFSDSQVFIFTLRLGSVLNEIAGVLHDVRSLATLFNPLSFSCFPCFNNVQAVFLAKANLECMNIKNTVV; encoded by the coding sequence ATGGCTACAGTGGTGCTTCCTCGGTTTTCAGCCTCGACGATTTCTGTTCccgatccagatccagatccgCTATTCACTTGGTTCTCAGATCTACTTTCTGTGGCTCCACCTCCAGAACCTCCAGACCCTCCTGAGCCATCAGATTCGTTCCTTCCTCTATGTCGACCTTACATCTTTGAAGCTTCAGCCTCCTCTCGAAGATCTCGTTCTAGCTTTGACGATTCAGCTCTTGTGTCTTCTGGTGTTCAACTATCTACTGCTTTGTGCAGTTCTCTATCGTGTCCTATTCTCGGGGAGAACCCATGGTTACCTTTGGCTGGACCCTTCGCTCCTTGCATCAAGCGTTCACAAGGTTTGGGTTCCTCAGTCTATTGGAGTAAATCACTTATCTTGGAACCTTGCCTTTTGTTAGGTTTTAGTTATTTCAATAAGAGTCTCCTTTTACCTTGGAATGAGGATGTTGTGCTCTCTTTGAAGCTATTTTTACCTCAGTTTGAGGATGTTGTGCTCGTTTTGAAGCTCTTTTTACCTCAGTTTGAGGATATTGTAGGCTCTGTGAGTTTCATTATGAAACTCTATTTACCTCAGTATGAGGATATTACACTGTGGTGTACCAGTCTCTTACCTCAGTGTGAGGTTATTTGGACCTTTTCCTTTGTGGTTTTGGTTTCATTTATTTCAGGTTTACTCAGTCGGCAGTGGTCCTCTTCACAGCCTTCAGACTTCTTAAAGCAAGGCTTCGTCGGTTCTGAGTTTGTAGCTGTTTCGGGTGGTCTCTTTCCAAAACTTTCACCTGCCTTGAATGGTGTTGGTACAAGGGATAGTGTGTCGAAGATGGTTCTGTCAGATGCAGAAACTATGCCTTCAATTGCTTGCCTTTCAGCAATCTTTGATGCTGCTGACCTTCTAACCGTGATGCCCCTTGAGACTTTAATGTCTCTCATTTGTGAAATTGTCTGGAACTGCCAAGATGCAAAGGTAGTTTTTCAAGCGTTGGTGGGTTCTGCACTCATGGTTGAAGCTTTGAAGCTACGCTCAGCTCTCCTCAAGGCTAAGGAATTAATCCTCCTTAGTTTTCATTTATTCTCAGACTCTCAAGTCTTCATATTTACCCTGCGCTTAGGGTCTGTTTTGAACGAGATCGCAGGTGTTCTCCATGACGTTAGAAGCCTTGCTACTCTCTTCAATCCTCTATCTTTTAGTTGCTTTCCTTGTTTTAATAATGTTCAGGCTGTTTTTCTGGCAAAGGCTAATCTTGAATGtatgaatattaaaaatactGTGGTTTAA
- the LOC106431920 gene encoding bidirectional sugar transporter SWEET15 isoform X2, with protein MLWLYYALIKQDAFLLITINSFGCIVETIYIALFFAYATRDKRIAAMKLFFTINVAFFSLILMITHFAVRSPSLQVSVIGWICVSISVSVFAAPLMIVARVIKTKSVEFMPFTLSFFLTISAVMWFAYGAFLHDICIAIPNVVGFILGMLQMVLYGIYRNSGVKIDTEKKINSSEQQLKTIVVMSQLGVSEVHPVDITVDPLSETVHHEDPSKQKEPSIEDGKCHVGTVARFEYI; from the exons ATGCTATGGCTCTATTACGCATTGATTAAGCAAGACGCTTTTCTCCTGATTACCATCAACTCTTTTGGCTGTATCGTGGAGACTATATATATCGCCTTGTTTTTTGCTTATGCCACCAGGGACAAACGg ATCGCGGCTATGAAGTTGTTCTTCACGATAAATGTTGCTTTCTTCTCGTTAATTCTAATGATAACCCATTTTGCGGTTAGAAGTCCTAGCCTCCAAGTCTCTGTTATCGGCTGGATTTGTGTTTCCATTTCTGTTTCTGTTTTCGCTGCCCCTCTAATGATTGTG GCTCGTGTGATAAAGACAAAGAGTGTAGAGTTCATGCCCTTCACCCTCTCTTTCTTCCTCACCATAAGCGCCGTTATGTGGTTTGCTTATGGCGCATTCCTCCACGACATATGCATAGCT ATTCCAAACGTGGTGGGATTCATACTGGGGATGTTACAAATGGTTTTGTACGGAATTTACAGAAACTCAGGGGTGAAAATAGATACCGAGAAAAAGATAAATTCGTCAGAACAACAACTTAAGACTATTGTCGTAATGAGTCAGTTAGGTGTGTCGGAAGTGCACCCAGTTGACATCACGGTGGACCCACTCTCTGAAACCGTTCATCATGAAGATCCATCCAAACAGAAGGAGCCATCAATTGAAGATGGAAAGTGCCACGTGGGGACTGTGGCCcgttttgaatatatttga
- the LOC106431920 gene encoding bidirectional sugar transporter SWEET15 isoform X1 yields MGVMINHHLLAIIFGILGNAISFCVFLAPLPTFYRIYKNKSTESFQSLPYQVSLFSCMLWLYYALIKQDAFLLITINSFGCIVETIYIALFFAYATRDKRIAAMKLFFTINVAFFSLILMITHFAVRSPSLQVSVIGWICVSISVSVFAAPLMIVARVIKTKSVEFMPFTLSFFLTISAVMWFAYGAFLHDICIAIPNVVGFILGMLQMVLYGIYRNSGVKIDTEKKINSSEQQLKTIVVMSQLGVSEVHPVDITVDPLSETVHHEDPSKQKEPSIEDGKCHVGTVARFEYI; encoded by the exons atgggcgtcatgatcaatcaccatttGCTCGCTATCATCTTCGGCATCTTAG GAAACGCAATATCCTTCTGTGTATTCCTCGCTCCGTT GCCAACGTTTTATAGAATATACAAGAATAAATCGACGGAAAGTTTCCAGTCACTACCGTACCAAGTGTCGCTATTTAGCTGCATGCTATGGCTCTATTACGCATTGATTAAGCAAGACGCTTTTCTCCTGATTACCATCAACTCTTTTGGCTGTATCGTGGAGACTATATATATCGCCTTGTTTTTTGCTTATGCCACCAGGGACAAACGg ATCGCGGCTATGAAGTTGTTCTTCACGATAAATGTTGCTTTCTTCTCGTTAATTCTAATGATAACCCATTTTGCGGTTAGAAGTCCTAGCCTCCAAGTCTCTGTTATCGGCTGGATTTGTGTTTCCATTTCTGTTTCTGTTTTCGCTGCCCCTCTAATGATTGTG GCTCGTGTGATAAAGACAAAGAGTGTAGAGTTCATGCCCTTCACCCTCTCTTTCTTCCTCACCATAAGCGCCGTTATGTGGTTTGCTTATGGCGCATTCCTCCACGACATATGCATAGCT ATTCCAAACGTGGTGGGATTCATACTGGGGATGTTACAAATGGTTTTGTACGGAATTTACAGAAACTCAGGGGTGAAAATAGATACCGAGAAAAAGATAAATTCGTCAGAACAACAACTTAAGACTATTGTCGTAATGAGTCAGTTAGGTGTGTCGGAAGTGCACCCAGTTGACATCACGGTGGACCCACTCTCTGAAACCGTTCATCATGAAGATCCATCCAAACAGAAGGAGCCATCAATTGAAGATGGAAAGTGCCACGTGGGGACTGTGGCCcgttttgaatatatttga